A stretch of DNA from Spirosoma endbachense:
AAAAGGTTGATCAGTTTTGTTAATGAAAAGCTTTCTTTAGTCTGTATTCTCGCAGACTAAAGAAAGTGTTTTAGTCTGCCGCAATGTGTCTATGTACGCCCTGAAAATCAAAAGATTAGTTGTCAGTTTAGTGATGGCGTTTCTGGCAGTGGTCTATGAAAGCGCTGGGCAAATCCGGTATTTTCGTACACCAGCAATTTCGCGAAAACCAGACACGACGCTGGCATTTATAGCTGCTTCACAAGACTCTATTGCAAACGATACCTTGTTTCAGGTCCGCTCGAAAGAAGGGTACCCGATGGCTTATTTTCGGAAAGTCAGGACGAGCGTATGCTTCGATAATAAGTGTCGGTTGCTGAAGGTTAACCTATACTGGACGAGCACAGGGCGTTATTTAGGATTTGAACTTCCGAAAGGTGAGTTTTTGAGTAAAGCTGAGCATAAACCATTTACACCGGCTGAATATGAGCGGATGAGTGAGCTGCTGGCTGATCCGCTTTCGCCCCTGGCAACGTTATCGTATGCCGAACTGGCCCCTCAGACAAAGCCCGCAGATAAGGAAAATGAAGTCGATGGCGTGTCGTCGGCTACGGCGAAGAATGTACTGGACTATGTCGTTGAAGGGGCCGCGTATACCACCTATAAAATGTGGCATGTTGTCTATGGATCAACCCAGGAGGATGTAGCCCGTTTAACCGAAAAGTCATTGTCGCCTGACTTCATCCTGGCGGTTTTGGATAGTCCTGACTTGACGGATAAAATCTGGGCATTAAACCATATTCGTGGATTTGTGGAGCTAACGCCAGCGCTTCAAAAAGTACTGTTGGGATTTATCAATGCCACCGATTACAACCTGGCCGAGCGCGCTATTTATGCCTTCAGTGCTGGTGATTTAAAGTCAGAAGCCATTCAGCTTGCCTTATTGACGAAGTTCAGAGAATCAAATTACGCACTTAAAAAACTTATCATTGGCAAATTCAAGGAAGCACCAATGCTTGACGTTCAGGTAAAAAAAGCCTTTGCCGATGACTTGAAATCGTTGAATAGTGAGCTGATAAGCAACGTATTGGATCTATTCAGAAAACACAAAGTTGCCGACATCGACACTTGCCGAACGATAGCTGAACTCCTGACAGATAAGAATGAATTAATTGCAAAAAAAGCGTTTGCCTATTTAGACGCTATAGCGGTCACCGATGCGCGAATCGAAAAACAAATCGAAGAGTACAAACTGAAAAAGTGACAGACCTAAGAGATTGACCGGCGTTTTCATCTTTGTAATCCTACTTATGGCGCTGATTGAGCGATGCGATACAAGCATTAGCGATCAGTTCTCATCCCATCTTTTCTGCTACATCAGGGTTAAAAATGCCCAATGCCTTGATTTGACGGACATTATCAGTACGATCTGACCAGCCTGATTATGGTCAAAATGGCCCAAAGTCATTTTTCTATTAATTATATAGTTTATCTACTTTAATGCTTTATTTTTAGCCCGCAGCCATTCTACCTACTTAGTGAATGTGTACATGTCCGGGATTGAAAACTCGTATGGGGCTCTGGTTTTACGATTGAAAAGGGCACTTCCAGCTAGTGTATATGACAGGCAAAAGCAAATCCCTAAGTAAGTAATCACACATAATTAAAACCAAAAAACATGAGCAAGATCACAGTAGCAGACGGTACCGAGATTTATTACAAAGACTGGGGAACGGGGCAACCGATTGTTTTTCACCACGGATGGCCTTTATCAGGCGATGACTGGGATGGCCAAATGATGTTTTTCCTGAATAAGGGATTTCGTGTGATTGCACACGACCGCCGGGGACATGGGCGATCGTCGCAAACGGCAGATGGACATGATATGGACACGTATGCTGCTGATGTGGCTGAACTGGCACGCGTGCTTGATTTAAAAGATGCCATTCACGTTGGCCACTCGACCGGGGGTGGTGAAGTGATTCGCTATGTGGCAAAATATGGACAGGGACGGGTAGCTAAAGCGGTACTTATCAGTGCAGTTACACCACTTATGGTACAAACCGAAGCGAATCCGGATGGTATTCCTATGGCTATATTCGATGAGATCCGGGAAGGTACTGCCACAAAACGACCCCAATATTTTCAGGATTTTACTCTACCCTTTTATGGCTACAATCGGGAAGGTGCAACCATATCGCAGGGCATTCGGGATAATTGGTGGCGTCAGGGTATGATGGGTGGCATAAAAGCCCATTACGATTGTATCAAGGCTTTTTCAGAGACCGATTTTACGGAAGACCTGAAGAGTGTGGATGTGCCGGTACTTGTTCTGCATGGTGAGGATGACCAGATCGTTCCGTTCCCTCTGACCGGAGCCAGGGCTGTAAAGCTGTTAAAAGATGGGAAACTCATTTCGTATCCCGGATTTCCTCATGGAATGCCAGCTACCGAAGCGGCCACAATTAATGCCGATCTGTTGGCATTTATTAACTCATAATGAGCCAATTGGCTAGAGTATACTGTTAAAATCGAGGAATCTATCATCGTTTCTGTTGATAGATTCCTCGATTGGTTAGTTTTTCAAAATCAGAACTATTCGCCGGGCAAGTCAGGATTAAGTACAGTTTCCCGGCAATCCATTCTCTCTGCCCGACTTCTGCGGCAAAAAAAGTAAGTAAGCCCCAATTTCCGGATCTTCTTTGGGGGTTGCCATTTCACG
This window harbors:
- a CDS encoding alpha/beta fold hydrolase → MSKITVADGTEIYYKDWGTGQPIVFHHGWPLSGDDWDGQMMFFLNKGFRVIAHDRRGHGRSSQTADGHDMDTYAADVAELARVLDLKDAIHVGHSTGGGEVIRYVAKYGQGRVAKAVLISAVTPLMVQTEANPDGIPMAIFDEIREGTATKRPQYFQDFTLPFYGYNREGATISQGIRDNWWRQGMMGGIKAHYDCIKAFSETDFTEDLKSVDVPVLVLHGEDDQIVPFPLTGARAVKLLKDGKLISYPGFPHGMPATEAATINADLLAFINS